A single genomic interval of Arthrobacter globiformis harbors:
- a CDS encoding TIGR01906 family membrane protein, producing MKDNTPTPSGRLDPRLDPAARPALDPAEDPDEPAFDWMQPAPAARAAEGEGAAGSAAAQPESRADRKAAEAAATEGAGTDRNAEAGQDAATDRKMASRQPSAAGSSTMGTHYSEPLPTSALQVRPPQEEVERRNAEREQAARAKPVLPRFLQVLLAIFYPVILLVLAVRAVTSPLFLWVEYHRPGFPGDGYGFNADDRMTYGSYAVDYLSNWSGPRYLGELVNRSGEKLFKDGEVAHMADVKLVFLSAFGAGALLILISIIAIIYLRRRTPGGVRRGLFAGSIVTLVLIIGLGTLAALGWQQFFTEFHRIFFAAGSWTFALEDTLIRLFPGQFWVDAGLVIAALVLITAVVTLILTWPTRRRRGLAPARKGRKGADVEGDAEGTDMKDDAGADEAPQTGNVRPVNL from the coding sequence GTGAAAGACAATACTCCGACCCCGTCCGGACGCCTTGATCCGCGGCTCGATCCGGCGGCGCGCCCCGCTCTGGATCCCGCGGAGGACCCCGACGAGCCGGCGTTTGATTGGATGCAGCCCGCGCCTGCAGCACGCGCCGCTGAGGGGGAGGGCGCCGCCGGTTCTGCAGCGGCCCAGCCCGAAAGCCGTGCCGACCGCAAGGCGGCGGAGGCGGCCGCCACCGAGGGTGCCGGGACAGACCGTAACGCGGAGGCGGGCCAGGACGCTGCGACAGATCGGAAGATGGCGTCACGCCAGCCGTCTGCGGCCGGTTCCTCCACCATGGGCACCCACTACAGCGAGCCGCTCCCCACCTCTGCCCTGCAAGTACGCCCTCCGCAGGAGGAAGTGGAACGGCGCAACGCCGAGCGCGAGCAGGCAGCCAGGGCCAAGCCGGTGCTGCCCCGGTTCCTCCAGGTCCTGCTGGCCATTTTCTATCCCGTCATCCTCCTGGTCCTGGCCGTGCGCGCCGTGACCAGCCCGCTCTTCCTCTGGGTGGAGTACCACCGCCCCGGTTTCCCCGGGGACGGCTACGGCTTCAACGCGGACGACCGCATGACCTACGGCTCCTACGCCGTGGACTACCTGAGCAACTGGTCCGGTCCGCGCTACCTGGGCGAACTGGTTAACCGCAGCGGTGAAAAACTGTTCAAGGACGGCGAGGTCGCTCACATGGCCGACGTGAAGCTCGTCTTCCTGTCCGCGTTCGGAGCCGGGGCACTGCTGATCCTGATCAGCATCATCGCCATCATCTACCTGCGGCGGCGCACGCCCGGCGGAGTGCGCCGGGGGCTGTTCGCCGGCTCCATTGTGACGCTGGTGCTCATCATCGGTTTGGGCACCCTCGCCGCCCTCGGGTGGCAGCAGTTCTTCACCGAGTTCCACCGCATCTTCTTCGCTGCCGGCTCCTGGACGTTTGCGCTTGAGGATACGCTGATCCGGCTCTTCCCCGGGCAGTTCTGGGTCGACGCGGGCTTGGTCATCGCCGCGCTTGTCCTGATCACAGCGGTGGTGACGCTGATCCTGACCTGGCCCACCCGCAGGCGCCGCGGGCTGGCCCCGGCCAGGAAGGGCCGCAAGGGCGCCGATGTTGAGGGCGATGCAGAGGGCACCGACATGAAGGACGACGCCGGCGCCGACGAGGCTCCGCAGACAGGCAACGTCCGTCCCGTGAACCTGTAG
- a CDS encoding AMP-dependent synthetase/ligase — translation MREASTELMVALEASSNVTDLLLDCYRDNPSHAVYARRDASGWQNITAGHFLDQVTALAKGLIAGGLAPGDTVAVLSATRYEWTLVDFAIWFAGGVTVPVYETSSASQVEWILSDSGAGRVFVEDRQKASLLEQVLSASSVLAGRLVPVVRMDYDGEAPNLASLAAAGAGVTDAELERHRSAAALQDVASLVYTSGTTGRPKGCEITHGNFALVARNIVAVLPELLQREDARTLMFLPLAHVLARAVQVVCLTAGVTLGHTSGASQLLDDLGTFKPTFLLAVPHIFEKVHAGAEQKARNAGKSRLFSAAAGVAVRYSEALDAARHGKGSGPGAMLRAQHALFDRLVYPRLRQVFGGNMEYAVSGASPLNARDTHFFRGAGIAVLEGYGLTETTAPCTVNTAGLTRVGTVGIPAPGTTIRIAEDGEVLVRGIGVFKGYHANEAANAEAFADGFFRTGDLGSLDADGFLTITGRKKDLLVTAAGKNVAPGPLEEKIREHQLVGHAVVVGDGKPFISALVTLDPEGLEHWCTARSLPLLSPAQARTDPAVRSAIQEAVDQANSLVSKAESIRKFRVLDAAFTVESGHLTPSLKLKRAAVVKDYKAEIEELYG, via the coding sequence GTGAGGGAAGCAAGCACGGAACTGATGGTTGCACTGGAGGCCAGCAGCAACGTCACCGACCTGCTCCTTGACTGCTACCGGGACAATCCTTCGCACGCCGTCTACGCCCGCCGGGACGCCAGCGGCTGGCAGAACATCACCGCCGGGCACTTCCTTGACCAGGTCACAGCCCTGGCCAAAGGCCTCATTGCCGGCGGCCTGGCCCCCGGGGACACCGTCGCCGTCCTTTCTGCCACCCGCTACGAATGGACGCTGGTGGATTTCGCCATCTGGTTTGCCGGCGGTGTGACCGTGCCCGTCTACGAAACCTCCTCGGCGAGCCAGGTTGAGTGGATCCTGTCCGACTCCGGCGCCGGGCGGGTCTTCGTCGAAGACCGCCAGAAGGCGTCGCTGCTGGAGCAGGTCCTGTCCGCCTCCAGCGTCCTGGCCGGCCGCCTGGTGCCGGTGGTCCGGATGGATTACGACGGCGAAGCCCCCAACCTTGCCAGCCTCGCCGCCGCGGGGGCCGGGGTGACGGACGCCGAGCTGGAGCGGCACCGCTCGGCAGCCGCGCTGCAGGACGTGGCGTCCCTCGTCTATACCTCCGGCACCACCGGCAGGCCCAAGGGCTGCGAGATCACGCATGGAAACTTTGCCCTGGTTGCCAGGAACATCGTGGCCGTCCTCCCCGAACTGCTGCAGCGGGAGGACGCCAGGACACTGATGTTCCTGCCGCTGGCCCACGTGCTGGCCCGGGCCGTCCAGGTGGTGTGCCTCACGGCCGGCGTGACTCTCGGCCACACCTCCGGAGCCAGCCAGCTGCTTGATGATCTGGGAACCTTCAAGCCGACCTTCCTGCTGGCTGTCCCCCACATCTTCGAGAAGGTCCACGCCGGAGCGGAGCAGAAGGCGAGGAATGCCGGGAAGTCGCGGCTCTTCAGCGCAGCCGCAGGGGTGGCGGTCCGCTACTCGGAGGCACTGGATGCCGCCCGGCACGGGAAGGGCAGCGGGCCGGGCGCCATGCTGCGGGCGCAGCACGCACTGTTCGACCGCCTCGTGTATCCCCGGCTGCGCCAGGTGTTCGGCGGGAACATGGAGTACGCCGTTTCCGGCGCGAGCCCGCTGAACGCCCGCGATACGCACTTCTTCAGGGGTGCGGGGATAGCCGTGCTCGAAGGCTACGGCCTGACGGAGACCACAGCGCCGTGCACCGTGAACACTGCCGGCCTCACCCGAGTGGGCACGGTCGGAATCCCAGCGCCCGGCACCACCATCCGCATCGCCGAGGACGGTGAGGTTTTGGTCAGGGGCATCGGCGTGTTCAAGGGCTACCACGCCAACGAGGCGGCCAACGCCGAGGCCTTCGCCGACGGCTTCTTCCGCACAGGGGACCTGGGCTCCCTGGACGCCGACGGGTTCCTCACCATCACGGGCCGCAAAAAGGACCTGCTGGTCACGGCCGCCGGTAAGAACGTCGCGCCGGGCCCGCTCGAGGAGAAGATCCGCGAACACCAGCTCGTAGGCCACGCCGTGGTGGTGGGTGACGGGAAGCCCTTCATTTCTGCCCTGGTCACCCTCGACCCCGAGGGCCTCGAGCACTGGTGCACGGCGCGCAGCCTTCCCCTGCTCAGCCCCGCGCAAGCCCGCACGGACCCAGCGGTGCGCAGTGCCATCCAGGAAGCGGTGGACCAGGCCAACAGCCTCGTGTCCAAGGCCGAATCCATCCGCAAGTTCCGGGTCCTGGATGCAGCCTTCACCGTGGAGTCCGGGCACCTGACACCGTCCCTCAAACTCAAGAGGGCCGCCGTCGTCAAAGACTATAAAGCGGAAATCGAGGAGCTGTACGGCTGA
- a CDS encoding dolichyl-phosphate-mannose--protein mannosyltransferase, with protein MTQTFVRPDGAEPAITPASAPATEDRGPHGKRWISRPSEAFTADALTRRLIGGMRTWRDYPPSLRLWFWLVPALTAAVGGVLRFVRLDVPRSLVFDETYYVKAGYSLLVSGYERSWPDKANDAFVAGNPNVLLNTPEYVVHPPVGKWMIAAGMWLFGADNPFGWRFAAALTGTLSVALLALIAQKLFGSLILGGAAGLLLAVDGHHLVMSRTSLLDIFLMFWVLAAFGALLLDRDDGRRRLAARFGRQAAASPTGRPSPLQLLSGPWLGVRWWRIVAGICLGLAVGTKWSALFFVAGFGLLTVFWDLSARRTAGVRGWISAGIIKDGLLAFVSIVPVAAVTYAASWTGWFRSTDAYYRRWAETNPSAEWGWLPDSVRSLAHYHLEAYKFHQGLSSEHPYEASAWSWLVMGRPTSFFYESPKQGTPGCDFAGCTSAILSVGNPLIWWSAAIALVILLFWWAGRRDWRAGAVLAAVGSGYLPWFMYPERTMFFFYAVSFEPFLVLALVYCLGLVLGKTTDPPWRRRSGLYGVALFLVAAVLISSFFYPVWTAEMITYQDWRLRMWMPSWI; from the coding sequence GTGACGCAGACCTTCGTGCGGCCTGACGGGGCCGAACCAGCAATTACCCCGGCTTCCGCACCCGCCACAGAAGACCGTGGCCCGCACGGGAAGCGCTGGATCAGCCGCCCCTCGGAGGCATTCACGGCAGACGCCCTCACCCGGCGCCTGATCGGCGGCATGCGCACCTGGCGGGACTACCCGCCGTCGCTGCGGCTCTGGTTCTGGCTGGTTCCCGCCCTGACGGCCGCCGTGGGCGGCGTCCTGAGGTTCGTCCGGCTGGATGTGCCCCGCAGCCTCGTGTTTGACGAGACGTACTACGTCAAGGCCGGCTACTCGCTGCTGGTGAGCGGCTACGAGCGGAGCTGGCCGGACAAGGCCAACGACGCGTTCGTGGCCGGCAACCCCAACGTGCTGCTGAACACGCCCGAATACGTGGTGCACCCGCCCGTGGGCAAGTGGATGATCGCCGCAGGCATGTGGCTCTTCGGGGCCGACAACCCCTTCGGCTGGCGGTTCGCCGCGGCGCTGACGGGCACCCTGTCCGTGGCCCTCCTCGCGCTGATAGCCCAGAAGCTTTTCGGCTCCCTGATCCTTGGCGGCGCAGCCGGGCTGCTGCTCGCCGTCGACGGGCACCACCTGGTCATGTCCCGCACGTCGTTGCTGGACATCTTCCTGATGTTCTGGGTCCTGGCGGCGTTCGGCGCGCTGTTGCTGGACCGCGACGACGGCCGGCGCCGGCTGGCAGCCAGGTTCGGCAGGCAGGCGGCCGCCTCCCCCACCGGCAGGCCATCCCCGCTCCAGCTGCTGTCCGGCCCGTGGCTGGGCGTCCGCTGGTGGCGGATTGTGGCAGGCATCTGCCTAGGCCTGGCAGTCGGCACCAAGTGGTCGGCGCTGTTCTTCGTGGCCGGTTTCGGGCTCCTGACGGTGTTCTGGGACCTGAGCGCCCGACGGACCGCCGGCGTCCGCGGCTGGATCAGCGCCGGAATCATCAAGGACGGGCTCCTGGCATTCGTCAGCATCGTGCCCGTGGCCGCCGTGACGTACGCCGCCAGCTGGACGGGATGGTTCAGGTCCACGGATGCCTACTACCGGCGGTGGGCGGAGACGAATCCCAGCGCGGAATGGGGCTGGCTGCCGGACTCCGTGCGGTCCCTGGCGCACTACCACCTGGAGGCCTACAAGTTCCACCAGGGGCTCAGCTCGGAGCACCCCTATGAGGCGAGCGCCTGGAGCTGGCTGGTGATGGGCAGGCCCACCTCGTTCTTCTACGAGTCCCCCAAGCAGGGCACCCCCGGCTGCGATTTCGCTGGCTGCACCTCGGCCATCCTGTCCGTCGGCAACCCGCTGATCTGGTGGAGCGCCGCCATTGCACTCGTCATCCTGCTGTTCTGGTGGGCGGGCAGGCGCGACTGGCGGGCAGGGGCCGTACTGGCCGCCGTCGGCTCCGGCTATCTGCCGTGGTTCATGTACCCGGAACGCACCATGTTCTTCTTCTACGCGGTGTCCTTCGAACCCTTCCTGGTCCTGGCGCTCGTGTACTGCCTGGGCCTGGTACTGGGGAAAACCACCGACCCGCCGTGGCGCCGGCGCTCGGGGCTGTACGGCGTCGCCCTGTTCCTTGTGGCTGCGGTCCTGATCTCCTCCTTCTTCTACCCGGTCTGGACCGCCGAAATGATCACGTACCAGGACTGGCGGCTCAGAATGTGGATGCCTTCCTGGATCTGA
- the rsmI gene encoding 16S rRNA (cytidine(1402)-2'-O)-methyltransferase, with translation MVLAATPIGNVGDASARLVELLATADIVAAEDTRRLHRLVQSLDVSVSGRIISYHEHNEATRTAELLEQVRSGKTLVMVTDAGMPAVSDPGFRLVEGAVAAGLTVTAVPGPSAVLTALALSGLPTDRFCFEGFLPRKAGERAGRLADLDAERRTMVFFEAPHRLEAMLRALHERFGPDRRAAVCRELTKTYEEVLRGSLREMLQWAEANEVRGEIAVVVAGAPERAPGSPEDGVAAVNELVAKGVRLKEAVAAVAEETRVSKRELYSAVLAAR, from the coding sequence ATTGTCCTGGCGGCAACACCCATCGGCAACGTAGGCGACGCTTCCGCCCGGCTCGTGGAGCTGCTGGCGACGGCGGACATCGTGGCTGCCGAGGACACCCGGCGCCTGCACCGCCTGGTGCAGAGCCTGGACGTCAGCGTGAGCGGGCGGATCATCAGCTACCACGAGCACAACGAGGCCACGAGGACCGCGGAACTCCTGGAGCAGGTCCGCTCCGGAAAGACCCTCGTCATGGTCACCGACGCGGGCATGCCCGCAGTCTCTGACCCCGGCTTCCGGCTGGTCGAAGGCGCGGTGGCGGCGGGCCTCACCGTCACGGCCGTCCCCGGGCCGTCGGCCGTGCTCACCGCCCTGGCACTGTCCGGCCTGCCCACCGACAGGTTCTGTTTCGAAGGGTTCCTGCCCCGGAAGGCCGGCGAACGCGCCGGCCGCCTGGCGGATCTCGACGCCGAACGCCGCACCATGGTCTTCTTCGAGGCGCCCCACCGGCTTGAGGCCATGCTACGGGCGCTGCACGAGCGCTTCGGCCCGGACCGGCGCGCGGCGGTGTGCCGGGAACTCACCAAGACTTACGAGGAGGTCCTTCGCGGCTCGCTCCGCGAGATGCTGCAGTGGGCGGAGGCCAATGAGGTGCGCGGCGAGATCGCCGTGGTGGTGGCAGGTGCGCCGGAGCGTGCGCCTGGCTCGCCGGAGGACGGCGTCGCCGCCGTCAATGAGCTCGTGGCCAAAGGTGTCCGGCTCAAGGAAGCCGTCGCTGCTGTCGCCGAAGAAACCCGCGTGAGCAAGCGGGAACTGTACTCCGCCGTCCTCGCGGCGCGGTGA
- a CDS encoding NAD-dependent succinate-semialdehyde dehydrogenase, producing the protein MQELHITGNPIADEGVTVSVTTQSTATAERESELLASVPTGLLINGEWRPAASGKTFDVEDPATGKTLLSIADASAEDGAAALDAAAAAQESWAKVPPRERGEILRRAFELVIERAEDFALLMTLEMGKPLAEARGEVTYGAEFLRWFSEEAVRAFGRYSVSPDGKSRLLVTKKPVGPCLLITPWNFPLAMATRKIAPAVAAGCTMVLKSANLTPLTSQLFAAVMMEAGLPAGVLNVIPTSTAGATTGPLIKDSRLRKLSFTGSTEVGRRLLSDASETVLRTSMELGGNAPFVVFEDADVDAAVAGAMLAKLRNMGEACTAANRFIVHESVADEFAEKFAAKMKEMTTARGTEPESKVGPLIDAKSRDKVHELVTDAVASGAKAVLGGAPVEGPGYFYQPTILKGVTEGTRILSEEIFGPVAPIITFSSEDEAVRLANNTEYGLVAYVFTRDLNRGIRMGERLETGMLGLNAGVISNAAAPFGGVKQSGLGREGGLEGIEEYLYTQYIGIADPYAG; encoded by the coding sequence ATGCAGGAGCTGCACATAACCGGCAATCCGATTGCTGACGAGGGAGTCACCGTGTCTGTTACTACACAGTCCACTGCTACCGCAGAACGCGAAAGCGAATTGCTCGCGTCTGTTCCCACCGGCCTGCTCATCAACGGCGAGTGGCGTCCAGCCGCGTCCGGCAAGACGTTCGACGTCGAGGACCCGGCCACCGGGAAGACGCTGCTGAGCATCGCCGACGCCTCGGCCGAGGACGGCGCCGCTGCCCTGGACGCGGCCGCCGCCGCGCAGGAGTCCTGGGCCAAGGTGCCGCCGCGGGAGCGCGGCGAGATCCTGCGCCGGGCCTTTGAACTTGTCATCGAGCGGGCCGAGGACTTCGCGCTGCTGATGACCCTGGAGATGGGCAAGCCGCTCGCCGAAGCCCGCGGCGAGGTCACCTATGGTGCCGAATTCCTGCGCTGGTTCTCCGAGGAAGCCGTCCGTGCCTTCGGCCGTTACTCGGTCTCCCCGGACGGCAAGTCGCGCCTGCTGGTGACAAAGAAGCCGGTGGGCCCGTGCCTGCTGATCACGCCGTGGAACTTCCCGCTGGCCATGGCCACCCGCAAGATCGCCCCGGCCGTCGCTGCCGGGTGCACGATGGTGCTGAAGTCCGCGAACCTCACCCCGCTGACCTCCCAGCTGTTTGCCGCCGTCATGATGGAAGCCGGCCTGCCCGCAGGCGTCCTGAACGTCATCCCCACGTCCACTGCCGGTGCCACCACCGGCCCGCTGATCAAGGATTCCCGGCTGCGGAAGCTCTCCTTCACCGGCTCCACCGAGGTTGGCCGGCGCCTCCTGTCCGACGCCTCGGAGACGGTCCTGCGGACCTCGATGGAGCTCGGCGGCAACGCCCCGTTCGTGGTGTTCGAGGACGCCGACGTCGATGCCGCCGTCGCGGGCGCCATGCTGGCGAAGCTGCGGAACATGGGCGAGGCCTGCACCGCGGCCAACCGCTTCATCGTGCACGAGTCAGTCGCGGACGAGTTCGCGGAGAAGTTCGCCGCGAAAATGAAGGAGATGACCACCGCCCGCGGGACCGAACCCGAGTCCAAGGTAGGCCCGCTGATCGACGCCAAGAGCCGGGACAAGGTCCACGAGCTCGTCACCGATGCCGTTGCCTCCGGCGCGAAGGCTGTCTTGGGCGGCGCGCCGGTGGAAGGACCGGGTTACTTCTACCAGCCCACCATCCTCAAGGGTGTCACCGAGGGCACCCGGATCCTGTCCGAGGAGATCTTCGGCCCGGTGGCCCCGATCATCACGTTCTCCTCCGAGGACGAGGCCGTGCGCCTGGCGAACAACACCGAATACGGGCTGGTGGCCTACGTCTTCACAAGGGACCTGAACCGCGGGATTCGGATGGGCGAACGGCTCGAGACCGGCATGCTGGGCCTGAACGCCGGCGTCATCTCCAACGCCGCCGCACCGTTCGGCGGCGTCAAGCAGTCCGGCCTGGGCCGTGAAGGCGGCCTCGAGGGCATCGAGGAATACCTCTACACCCAGTACATCGGCATCGCCGACCCCTACGCCGGCTAA
- a CDS encoding MFS transporter, whose amino-acid sequence MKSDTHKLRTSAEPQQSGSRRSSSTRKAAASGWVGSALEYYDWFIYAQAAALVFPTIFFPAGNPTVALIASLGTYAVGYIARPIGAFVLGQWGDKHGRKNVLVLAMLLMGVSTFAVALLPTYEQVGILAPALLLVLRLIQGFAVAGELSGASAMIVEHAPFGRRGFYASFALQGTQAGQIIAAAVFLPLSAVLSAEDFHAWGWRIPFLLSALVVFAGYIIRRRVEETPVFVEEKAHRDVPKMPVVQVLRESGLNVVRAVCMTLVNVVGVTVAVFGAAYATQPGYGIGMSTTVYLWIPVLANVVALALIPWFGDLSDRFGRRPLMIVGSLGSGALAYGYLYAVSQNNVPLTIVLAILMWGTLYQVWNATFASFFQELFPSRTRVTGFAISQNIGLLITSFLPSLFAVVAPPGSANVPLTVGSICFGITVIGAIAAWSARETHRIPLNELGSPDATPVSREEYASVRAAAR is encoded by the coding sequence ATGAAGAGCGACACACACAAGCTGCGGACTTCGGCTGAACCGCAACAGTCCGGCTCGCGCCGGTCGAGCAGCACCAGGAAGGCTGCCGCCAGCGGCTGGGTGGGCAGCGCCCTTGAGTACTACGACTGGTTCATCTACGCCCAGGCCGCCGCCCTGGTGTTTCCCACCATCTTCTTCCCCGCCGGAAACCCGACCGTCGCGCTGATCGCCTCGCTCGGCACCTACGCAGTGGGATACATCGCCCGCCCGATCGGAGCATTCGTCCTCGGCCAGTGGGGCGACAAGCACGGCCGCAAGAACGTCCTGGTCCTGGCCATGCTGCTGATGGGCGTCTCAACCTTCGCGGTCGCCCTGCTACCTACCTACGAGCAGGTTGGCATCCTGGCCCCGGCCCTGCTGCTGGTCCTTCGCCTCATCCAGGGATTCGCCGTGGCCGGGGAGCTGAGCGGGGCCAGCGCCATGATTGTGGAACATGCACCGTTTGGCCGCCGCGGCTTCTATGCAAGCTTCGCCCTCCAGGGCACCCAGGCCGGACAGATCATCGCCGCCGCCGTCTTCCTTCCGCTCTCAGCCGTGCTGTCCGCTGAGGACTTCCACGCCTGGGGCTGGCGCATCCCGTTCCTCCTCAGCGCCCTGGTGGTGTTCGCCGGTTACATCATCCGCCGCCGGGTCGAGGAGACGCCCGTCTTTGTGGAGGAGAAGGCGCACCGGGACGTTCCCAAGATGCCGGTGGTCCAGGTGCTGCGGGAAAGTGGGCTGAACGTCGTGCGGGCGGTCTGCATGACGCTGGTCAACGTCGTGGGCGTCACCGTGGCCGTCTTCGGCGCAGCCTACGCCACGCAGCCGGGTTACGGCATCGGCATGAGCACCACTGTTTACCTCTGGATCCCGGTGCTTGCCAACGTCGTCGCGCTGGCCCTTATCCCCTGGTTCGGGGACCTGTCGGACCGCTTCGGACGGCGGCCGCTGATGATCGTCGGCTCGCTGGGCTCCGGTGCGCTGGCCTACGGGTACCTGTATGCGGTCAGCCAAAACAATGTGCCGCTGACCATCGTCCTGGCCATCCTGATGTGGGGCACGCTGTACCAGGTCTGGAACGCCACCTTCGCCAGCTTCTTCCAGGAGCTCTTCCCCTCCCGGACTCGGGTTACCGGGTTCGCCATCTCGCAGAACATCGGGCTCCTGATCACGTCCTTCCTGCCGAGCCTCTTCGCGGTGGTCGCTCCCCCGGGTTCGGCAAACGTTCCCCTCACCGTCGGGTCCATCTGCTTCGGCATCACAGTTATCGGGGCAATTGCGGCCTGGTCGGCCAGGGAGACGCACCGGATTCCGCTCAACGAGCTGGGATCACCGGACGCCACTCCGGTCTCCCGCGAGGAGTACGCAAGCGTCCGGGCCGCGGCCCGCTAA